CGCAGTCGCAGGCCAGCTCCCACGTCCTGTTCCAGAAGATCAAGGATCGTCTCGCCAAAGAGCGGGGCATCGTTCTGTAACCCTTTAAGGAGAAAGGCCTTGCGCCTGACCGAGGACCGCATCTCGCACCTGTCCCGCCTGGTGATCGACCGCCTGTACAAGGACGACCTGGCCGATTTCCCCGACGAGGGGATGGCGCTGCGCGAGGCCAAGGCCGCCTTCCAGGCGGTTGTCCGGGCCGAGGACGAGGTGGACAGCTTCGTCCGGGGGAAGATCGCACGGCTCTCCCGGCGCCCCCCCGAAGGGGGCAGGGAGTGGGACATCCTCTACCGGAAGTATTTCGAGGAGGAGATGGCGAGGCGAAAGCCGTAGGTCGACGGGCCGCCTCGCCTGCCTGCCGCCCGCATGCCTGGGGGTTTTTCCTTCTGCCCCCTTGACAGCCCTCCGGAAGGTCGGTATATTCGCTGTTAGCACTCGCCTCTGTCGAGTGCTAACAGCCGGATGGCCGCTATCCCATATACAACCGCAGGAGGAGACGACATGAAGGTAAAGCCGCTGCAGGACAGGATTCTGATCAAGCGCGTGGAGGAGGAGACGAAGACCAAGGGCGGGATCATCATCCCCGACACCGCAAAGGAGAAGCCCCAGGAGGGGCTGGTGGTCGCGGTGGGCTCCGGCAAGGTGACCGAAAAGGGGACCCGCGTGCCCCCCGAGGTCAAGAAGGGCGACCGCATCCTCTTCGGGAAGTATTCCGGGACCGAGATCAAGGTCGACGGCGAGGAGCACCTGATCCTCCGCGAGGACGACATCCTCGCCATCCTCGAGAAATAGCGAACCCATTACGAGACGACAAAAGGAGGAAATACAAAGATGGCGAAACAGCTGAAATTCAGTGAGGAGGCCCGTGCCGCGATCAAGGTGGGCGTGGACCTTCTGACGGACGCGGTCAAGGTGACCCTGGGCCCCCGGGGCCGCAACGTGATCATCGAGAAGTCGTTCGGTTCCCCGCTCGTCACCAAGGACGGCGTCACCGTGGCCAAGGAAGTGGAGCTGCCCGACAAGTACGAAAACATGGGCGCCCAGATGGTGAAGGAGGTGGCCTCCAAGACGAGCGACGTGGCGGGCGACGGCACCACCACGGCAACCGTCCTGGCGCAGAAGATTTACCAGGAGGGCGCGAAGCTCGTGGCCGCCGGGTACAACCCCATGGACCTCAAGCGCGGGATCGACAAGGCGGTCGAGGCGGTGGCGGCCGAGTTGAAGAGGATGTCCAAGCCGACCAAGGACCCCAAGGAGATCGCCCAGGTCGGAACGATTTCCGCGAACAACGACGAGACGATCGGGAACATCATCGCCGAGGCGATGTCCAAGGTCGGCAAGGAAGGGGTCATCACCGTCGAGGAAGCCAAGGGGATGGAGACGACGCTCGAGATCGTGGAGGGGATGCAGTTCGACCGCGGCTACCTCTCCCCGTACTTCGTCACCGATCCCGAGAGGATGGAAGTCATCCTCGAGGACCCGTACATCCTCATCCACGAGAAGAAGATCTCCAACATGAAGGACCTCCTTCCCCTGCTCGAGCAGATCGCCCGCTCGGGCAAGCCGCTCCTCATCGTGGCGGAAGAGGTCGAGGGCGAGGCGCTGGCCACCCTGGTGGTCAACAAGCTGCGCGGCACGCTGCACGCCTGCGCGGTGAAGGCTCCCGGCTTCGGGGACCGGCGGAAGGCGATGCTCGAGGACATCGGGGTTCTCACCGGCGGCAAGGCGATCGCCGAAGAGATGGGGATCAAGCTCGAGGCGGTCCAGTTGACCGACCTGGGCCGGGCCAAGCGGGTGGTGATCGACAAGGACAACACCACGATCATCGACGGCGCCGGCAAGAAGGCCGACATCGAGGGCCGGGTGAAGCAGATCCGCGCGCAGGTCGAGGAGACCACCTCGGACTACGACAAGGAGAAGCTCCAGGAAAGGCTGGCCAAGCTGGTCGGCGGCGTCGCCGTCATCAACGTCGGCGCGGCGACCGAAACCGAGATGAAGGAAAAGAAGGCGCGGGTGGAGGATGCGCTCAACGCCACGCGGGCCGCGGTGGAGGAGGGGATCATCCCCGGCGGCGGCGTGGCCTACATCCGCGCGGCGATGGTGCTCGACGGGATCAAGCTGGAACACGACCAGGCTGCGGGCATCGACATCGTGAGGAAGGCGCTGTTCGAGCCGTCCAAACAGATCGCGATCAACGCGGGCCAGGACGGCGGCGTCATCGTGGAGAAGATCAAGAACGGGAAAGGTGCCTTCGGCTTCAACGCGGCCACCGAGGAGTTCGAGGACCTGATCAAGGCCGGGATCCTGGACCCCACGAAGGTGGCGCGCGTCGCGCTCCTGAACGCCGCGTCGGTGGCGGGGCTCTTGATCACCACCGAGTGCGCGATCTCCGAGAAGCCGGAAGAGAAGGAGAAGATGCCTCCGATGCCTATGGGGGGCGGCGGCGGCGGGATGTATTAAGAAACCGTGATATCCTGAAGTCCATCCGGGGGGCGGGGTCACCCGCCCCCCGTTTTTCGAGGTGAGGAAAGCCGTGCCGATCTACGAGTACCAGTGCAGCAAATGCAACGAAGTGACCGAGCGGCTCCAGGGGATCCACGACTCTCCGCTCAGGAAATGCCCTTCCTGCGGCGGCAGGGTGCGGAAGAAGATGTCCTCCGGGGCGTTCGTGCTCAAGGGGACGGGGTGGTACGCCACCGACTACGCCAAGGGGAACGGAAAGAACGGGAAAGGGGAAAAGACCCCGTCTTGCCCCGCCTCCGGCGGAGAGGCACCCCCTTCCTGCGCCGGCTGCCCGAAGGCCGAATAGCCGCCATCCCTCGTTCTTCCTCTTGCCCCCGCAGCGCGATTCGAGGTAGATAGGTAGATCCTTTCGTGCAGGGGGGCGTGAATGTCCGCGCAACGGATCGACGGGAAAGCGATCGCGGCTGCAATCCGGGCGGAAATCAAGGAAAGGGCGGCGGAGTTCAACGCCCGCACCGGCATCCGGGCGTGCCTGGCCGCCGTGCTCGTGGGGGAGGACCCGGCCTCCAGCGTCTACGTCCGCAACAAGGGGAAAGCGTGCATCGAGGCGGGGATGCTCTCCCGGCAGATCAACCTCCCCGCAACCACGTCGGAGAAAGAGCTCCTGGATCTCGTGGGGCGGCTCAACGCGGACGATGCGGTCCACGGGATTCTTGTCCAGCTTCCCCTCCCCGACCAGATCGACGAATCGAAGGTGATCGAGGCGATCGCGCCGGGCAAGGATGTCGACGGGTTCCACCCGGTGAACGCTGGAAGGCTCTTCATCGGCGAGCCCGGGTTCATCCCCTGCACCCCCTACGGGATCCTCAAGATCCTGGATTACGAAAAGGTGGAGCTCAAGGGGAAACACGCCGTCGTCGTCGGCCGGAGCAACATCGTCGGCAAGCCCGTGGCCATCCTCCTTTTGTCCCGCCACGCCACGGTGACCATCTGCCACTCGAGGACGCAGGACCTGCCGGGCGTGGTACGGTCGGCCGACGTGGTGATCGCGGCGGTGGGGAAGGCCGAGATGATCCGGGGCTCCTGGATCCGCCCGGGGGCGGTCGTCATCGACGTGGGGATCAACCGGCTGCCCGACGGCAGGCTGGTCGGCGACGTGGCCTTCGAGGAGGCCAGTGCCGTCGCCGGGAAGATCACCCCGGTCCCCGGCGGGGTCGGCCCGATGACCATCACGATGCTGCTCCACAACACGCTGGAAGCCGCGGCGCTCAGGGCGGCAGCGGAGTAGCCCCTGGCGGCCCCTTCCGATCGGCGGTATACGCGGACCCACGTCTGGGCGCGGCGCGGCGACAACGGGGATGTCCAGGTGGGGTTGACCCACGTGCCCGGCACGTACCTCGGCGAGGCCGTCTACGTGGAGCTCCCCCCCCTGGACGCCGAAGTCGCGATCGGCGAGCCGGTCGGGCTGATCGAATCGTCTTCCGCGGTGTGCGAAGTGGTGGCTCCGGTCTCCGGGATCATCGTGGAGATCAACCCGGCGGCCGAGCACTCTCCCGAGACGATCACGGCCGATCCGTACGGCGAGGGGTGGCTGCTGATGGTTCGGCCGGCGGCGCCCGCCGAGCTGGACTCCCTCCTCACCTGCGAAGAATACGAACGCCTGGCAGGCTAGCGAAGAATCCGGGTGTGCGTGACCGTGTAGATGAAGTGGGCGCGGATCTGGAGGTTCGCGATCTTGTACTCGGAAGGAATCGGGTCGTAAGGCGACGCCTTCCGGATGGAGCCCAGCGCCTCGTCGTCCAGGAACCGGTTCCCGGATCCGTGGATGAGGATGACCGATTCCAGCCTCCCGAGGCGGCCGACGACGAAATCGACGATGACCTCCCCCTCGACGCCGCCGGCGGCCGACGGGTAGCCCCAAACGAGCTCGATCTTCCGTTTGATCCCCGCGAAGTAGGAGATGTACTGGATCTCGGGAGCGTTGAGAGCCGTGAGATGGGCTCCCTCTCCGCCTTCCTCCACGATCCCGTCCTTTTCGCCGGCCTTCCCGCCGGTCCCCACCGTTTTCCCCGCGGTGCTTCCCGATCCGCGGCTGGCCGTCTTCTCCATTGCAAGGACCATCCTCCCTAGGGTCGGGTTCAGGTCCTGGATGGTCTTCCCGGATCTTCCGGGTGCGACGGTGGCGGAGGACGCCGGTCGTTCCGCGGGGGCTTCTCCGGGCCTGGGCAGGGGGAAACTCTCTTCCGGCGGCAGTGCGGGATTGACCGGCAGGTCCGGCACGCGCCCCTCCATCACGCGGGGAGGTTTGGGCGGCGGCGGTTTCGGCCGCCCCCCTTTGAGGATGCCGGCCTTGGGCGGCAGGAAGTCCGGCGCCCGCGGAAGATCGGCGAGATCCACGACCATCACACTCTCGGCGACGCGCGAGGTCCAAGGGATCAGGGAAGCCACGGCCACCATCACCAGGTGCATGAGGAAGGAAAGGGCGACGCATGACGCGAGGATTCGATGATTCGGCATAACCCAGTATTATAACAGCCGCTCCCCTCTTTCCAATTCCCGGAGGGGCCTGTACCATGAGAAAATCACTTTTCGGCCAAGGAGCGTGTCCCCATCATACCGATACGAGATACGGTCCCCTCTTCCCGGACGCCGTTCGTCAACTTCGCGCTGATCCTGCTCAACTCGGCGGTCTTCCTCTACCAGTTCACGCTCGGGGAGGCGGCGTCCGATTTCGCCTACACCTACGGACTCATCCCGTACCGGTTCCTGCACCTGTTCACCTCCCACCCGATGGAACTCCTGACCCCGCTCTTCGCGATGTTCCTCCACGGCGGATGGCTCCACGTGATCGGCAACATGCTCTTCCTCTACATCTTCGGCGACAACGTGGAGGACATCCTCGGCCACGGAAGGTACCTGATCTTCTACCTTTTGTGCGGAGTGGCGTCTTTCCTGGTGCAGATCCTGTTCCAGTCGAACTCGATGGTCCCCAACGTCGGCGCCTCGGGCGCGATCGCGGGCGTGCTCGGAGCCTACCTCCTCCTGTTTCCCCGCGCCCGGATCGTCACGCTGCTGCCGATCTTCATCTTCTTCACGGTCGTCGAGATTCCCGCGTTCATCTTCATCGGCATCTGGTTCCTGATCCAGTTCGCAAGCGGTGCACTGACGCTCGGGCGCACCGAGGCGCTGTCGGGCGGGGTGGCCTGGTGGGCTCATGTCGGCGGGTTCCTCGTCGGCATGCTTCTCATCAAGCTGATGGCCCCCCGGGGGCCTGCGCGCAGGCCCGTTGTAGTCTGACAATTCCCTTGACACTAAAGTTCCTTTCAGACTTAATTAAAAAAACAGTTTCGCCGACAGATCTACCGGCTGCCGGGCTTGGAGGCAATCGGGAACCTGAAAAAACTCTCAAGGAGGGCGGGAAATGACGAAGGCGGATCTGGTTGCTTCCATGGCGGACTCGGCGGGCATCAGCAAGGCCTTGGCGGAGAAGACGCTCAACGGCTTTATCACCGCGGTCGGAAAAGCTTTGAAGAAGGGCGACAAGCTTGCCCTGACGGGATTCGGCACCTTCAGCGTGAGTAACCGGAAGGCCCGCATGGGACGCAACCCCCAGACCGGCGAACAGATCAAGATCAAGGCGGCAAGGGTTCCCAAGTTCTCGGCAGGCAAGGGCCTCAAGGAAGCGGTCGGCGGAAAGAAGAAATAGCCCCAGGTTCAACGCTAGGCGAAAGAATCCGCTCCCCCGGCCGCGCACCGCAGGTGGCCGGGGATTTTTTTTGCCGGAGGGATCATGTTCCCGACCATCCTGCTCCCCACCGATTTTTCCGACTGTTCCGCAGAGGCGGCGCGGGTCGCAAGGCTTCTGGCGGATCGGTTCGGCTCGCGGGTCGTCGTGCTCCACGTCCTCGACGAGCCCGCCGCGCTGGACCCGATGTTCCGCGGGGACGTTCCGCTGGAGCTGCTCCGCAGCCGCATGGAGCAGTACGCCCGGGAAAGCATGGGCGCGTTCCTCGCGGCGCACTTCTCCGGGTTCGAGAACCTGGATACGATGCTTGCCGCCGGGATCCCTTACCGCGAAATCATCCAGAAAGCGAGGGAGTGCGGGGCGGGCCTGATCGTGATCGGGACGCACGGCCGCACGGGCGTGGAGCATGTCGTCTTCGGCAGCACGGCCGAGAAGGTGGTCCGCGTTGCCCCCTGCCCCGTGCTCAGCGTCCGCCTGGCGGGGAAGAAATTCGTTCACCCGTAATCTTCGCTGCCAGGGATGGAAGCGCAGCGTTCCGCAGGGGCATGGTGGTCGGGAGCGGAAACCATCCAGAGGAGGATAAAGCAGAGATGACGATGATCATCGATGTGCACGGGAGACAGGTGCTGGACTCGCGGGGGAACCCTACCGTGGAGGTTGAAGTGCGCCTGGAATCGGGGGCGGAGGGGCGCGCGATCGTCCCCTCCGGAGCGTCGACGGGCACGCGGGAGGCGGTGGAGCTTCGGGACGGCGACCCGAAGCGGTACCTGGGGAAGGGGGTCCTGAAAGCGGTCCGCAACGTGAACAAGGTGATCGCCCCGAAGATGATCGGCCTCGACGCAACCGAGCAGTCCTTCCTCGACGGCGTCCTCATCGAGCTGGACGGCACCGAGAACAAGGGGAAGCTCGGGGCCAACGCCATCCTGGGCGTCTCCATGGCCGCGGCGAGAGCGGCGGCGGAGGCCTGCGGGTTGCCGCTGTACCAGTACATCGGCGGCATCGGGGGGCGCACCCTGCCCGTGCCGATGATGAATATCCTGAACGGCGGCTCCCACGCGGACAACAACGTGGACATCCAGGAGTTCATGGTCATGCCGGTGGGGGCATCGTCCTTCGCCGAAGCGCTCCGGATGGGCGTGGAGACGTTCCACCACCTGAAGAAGGTCCTGAAAGGAAAGGGCCTCAACACCAACGTGGGCGACGAGGGAGGATTCGCCCCTCTCCTTTCGTCGAACGCCGAGGCGATCGAGGTGATCCTCGAGGCGATCGCGAAAGCCGGCTACAAGCCGGGCAAGGAGATCGGGATCGCGCTCGACTCGGCGGCCTCCGAGTTCGGCGAGAAGGGGAAGTACGTCTTCAAGAAATCGGACGGATCGAGGAAGGACGCGGAGGGGATGGTGAAGTTCTATGAGAACCTGTGCCGGCAATATCCCATCCTGTCCATCGAAGACGGCTTCTCCGAGGACGACTGGGACGGCTGGAAGCTGTTCACCCGGACGATGGGGAAGAAGATCCAGATCGTGGGCGACGACGTCTTCGTGACCAACCCGAAGATCCTGCGCAAGGGGATCGAGGAGAAGGCGGCGAACTCCGTCCTCATCAAGCTGAACCAGATCGGGACGGTGACCGAGACGATCGACGCCGTGGAGATGGCCAGGCGCGCCGGGTGGACGGCCGTGGTGTCCCACCGCTCGGGGGAAACGGAAGACACCACCATCGCCGACTTCGTGGTGGGATTGAACGTCGGTCAGATCAAGACCGGCTCGGCCTCCCGAACCGACCGGATCGCGAAGTACAACCAGCTGCTGCGGATCGAGGAGGAGCTTGGCCCCATCGCCCGATTCGAGGGGAGGGGAGTGTTCTATAATATCTGACATGGAACGCCGGTTCGTCGCGCTCATCGTGCTGGACGGGTGGGGCTTCCGCAGGGAGGCGGAGGCCAACGCGATCGTCCTTGCCAGCACCCCGTTCTTCGACCGCCTGTGGGCGGAGTTTCCCCACACGCTGATCCACGCTTCCGAGGAACGGGTGGGACTGCCCGCGGGGCAGATGGGCAACTCGGAGGTGGGACACTTGAACCTCGGGGCGGGCCGGGTCGTCTACCAGGACCTCGTGCGGATTTCGAAGGCGATCCTCACGGGGGAATTCTTCAGGATCCCCGCCTTTCATAAGGTGATGGACGCAGCTTCGGCGCGGGGGAAGGCCCTCCACCTCATCGGCCTCCTGTCCGACGGGGGCGTCCATTCCCTCCACACGCACCTGTACGCTTTCCTCGAGATGGCGAAGCTTCGGGGCCTCTCCCGCGTGTACGTCCATGCGATCCTCGACGGCAGGGACACGCCGCCGACCAGCGGCATCCATCACGTGGAGAACCTGCTGGCGAAAATGAAGGAGATCGGAATCGGGGAGACCGCCACGGTCGGAGGAAGGTATTACGCGATGGACCGCGACAACCGCTGGAACCGGGTCGAGCGGGCCTACCGGGCCATGGTGCGGGGGGAAGGGAAGGCGGGCACGGAACCCGTTGCCGCGGTTTCGGATTCCTACGCGGCGGGGAAGACCGACGAGTTCATGGAGCCCGTGGTGATCACGCGGGACGGCCGCCCCGTGGGACGCATCTCCCCCGGCGACTCCGTGATTTTCACCAACTTCCGCGCGGACCGCGCCCGCGAGCTCACTCGCGCCCTTGCCATGGAAGGGTTCGACAAGTTCCCTCGCCCGGAGCGCCTGGACCTTGCGGTCGCGTGCATGACCGCCTACGACGAAACGTTCGGCCTGCCGGCGGGATTCCCCCCGCAGACGATGGAAAACGTCCTGGCGACCGTCTTCGCCGCTCACGGCATCCGGAACCTCCGCATCGCCGAAACCGAGAAGTACGCGCACGTGACCTACTTCTTCAACGGGGGCGAGGAGAAGGTGTTCCCCGGCGAGTCGCGCATCCTCATCCCGTCCCCCTCCGTGCCCACGTACGACCTTCAGCCGGAGATGAGCGCCTACGAGGTGGGGGAGCGCGCGGAGGCGGAGATCGGCTCCCGTAAATACGACGCGATGATCCTGAACTTCGCCAACGGGGACATGGTCGGGCACACGGGGATCCTGTCCGCCGCCATACGGGCGGTGGAGGCCGTCGACGAAAACCTCCGGCGCGTCGTGGAGAAGGTCTGGGAGCTCGGGGGAGTCGCCCTGGTCACCTCCGACCACGGCAACGCCGAGCTGATGGTGGACCCGGAGACGGGGGAGCCGCACACGGCGCACACGACGAACCCGGTCCCCCTGATCTACGCGGATCCCTCGGGCAAGGGCCTCGTCCTCAAGGAGGACCGGGCCCTGGAGGACCTTGCGCCCACCCTCCTCCATCTGCTGAAGATCCCCCTTCCCCCGGAGATGACCGGGGAGGACCTCCGGAAGCGGTGAGCGGAGGGAATCGAGAGGCGATGCGGAAACAGTCGATCCTCGTCATCAGCAACGACGCCAGCGTCCGCGACATGCTGGCGAGCCTCCTGTCGGATTCGGGGTTCCACGTGTCGCTGGCCGGCACCGGGGCGGAGGCGCTCAAGATCGCCTCCAGCACGGCCCTGGACTATGTCCTGGCCGAGCTGTTCCTCCCGGACTACTCCGGCGTCGAGATCAAGCGGCGGCTCCACCGCTTGACCCCGAAAACCCGGGTGATCGTCGCCTCCTCCTTCACGATCATCAAGGGCTCGGACGACGTCCTCCGGTTCGGCTCCTCCGATTTCATCCTCGACCAGAAGGAGCTTCTGGACCTGATCCAGGCCGCGGGGGAGGAACGCTTCCCGGTGGCGCTCCCCGTGACCGACGACCGGCTGAAGCACTGCCTCGTCGAGACGATCGACGTCCTTGTGGGGCTTCTGGAGGTGAACGACCCGTTCTTCGGGGGGAACTCCCACATCACGATGGAGTATGCCCGCTCCGTCGCCGAGGAAATGAAGCTCAGCCAGGAGATGGTCGACGAGATCGTGGTGGCCTCCCTGCTCCATGACATCGGCAAGATCGGGATCAAGAGCGAGATCCTCACGTCGAAGAAGGAGATCAGCGAGTCGGACTTCAAGACGATCAAGTCCCACTGCGAGAACGGAGCGAAGATCCTCGATTCGATCGATTTCCCGTGGAAGATCCGGCCGATCGTCATCCATCACCACGAGCGGTACGACGGGAAGGGCTACCCGAGCGGGCTGAAGGGACGGGAGATCCCGATCGGGGCGCGGATCCTGTCCGTCGTCGATGCCTTCGCGGCGATGACCGCGAACCGCCCCTACCGGCGCAGCCTCGACAAGGAGGAGGCGATCCGGGAGCTCCACAAGAACGTGGGGACCCAGTTCGACCCCGAGGTCGTGGAGATTTTCACCAGCGTGGTCGAGAAGAAATACTACTTCCGGGGAGTGGGAGCCAAGCCCAAGGTCCTGATGGTGGACGACGAGGTCGACTATCTCACCCTCCTCAAGCTCAAGCTGGTGAACGAGGGGTTCGACGTCGTCGCCACGGACAACGCCGAGGAGGCCCTGAAGCTCATGGCCCAGGAAAAGCCCGACCTGGCCGTGGTCGACGTGATCATGCCGGGGATGGACGGCCTCGCCCTGTTCCGGAAGATGCGGGGCGGCGGGGGCGATCTCGCAGACACCCCGGTCATCTTCCTGACCGCCAAGGACGATACGCAGGTGAAGGTGGAGGCGCTGCACCTGGGGGCCGAGGATTACCTCGTCAAGCCGGTCGACCTCAAGGAACTCGCGGCGCGGATCCGGAACATCATCCGGAGGGATTCCCGCCTCCGGAAAGGGGCGGTGGGCGGAAGCCAGGGAGTGGTGGGGGACCTCAAGAACCTCGGCATCCCCGACATCGTCCAGACATTGCACCTCGGATTGAAGACCGCATGTGTTACTCTGAAGGGCGTGGGGGGGGAAGAGGGGCGCATCTATTTCGAGAACGGGCGGATCCGCCACTGCGAGGCGGGGAAGCTCTCCGGCGAGGAGGCCTTCTACAAACTGCTGTACCGGCAGGAGGGGCCGTTCGTCATCTCCCACGGCCAGACGACGCAGCTGCGGACCATCGCGATGGACGAGATGCAGCTGATGATGGAAGGCCTGCGGCGCATGGAC
This sequence is a window from Deltaproteobacteria bacterium RBG_16_64_85. Protein-coding genes within it:
- a CDS encoding co-chaperone GroES — its product is MKVKPLQDRILIKRVEEETKTKGGIIIPDTAKEKPQEGLVVAVGSGKVTEKGTRVPPEVKKGDRILFGKYSGTEIKVDGEEHLILREDDILAILEK
- a CDS encoding phosphoglycerate mutase (2,3-diphosphoglycerate-independent) produces the protein MERRFVALIVLDGWGFRREAEANAIVLASTPFFDRLWAEFPHTLIHASEERVGLPAGQMGNSEVGHLNLGAGRVVYQDLVRISKAILTGEFFRIPAFHKVMDAASARGKALHLIGLLSDGGVHSLHTHLYAFLEMAKLRGLSRVYVHAILDGRDTPPTSGIHHVENLLAKMKEIGIGETATVGGRYYAMDRDNRWNRVERAYRAMVRGEGKAGTEPVAAVSDSYAAGKTDEFMEPVVITRDGRPVGRISPGDSVIFTNFRADRARELTRALAMEGFDKFPRPERLDLAVACMTAYDETFGLPAGFPPQTMENVLATVFAAHGIRNLRIAETEKYAHVTYFFNGGEEKVFPGESRILIPSPSVPTYDLQPEMSAYEVGERAEAEIGSRKYDAMILNFANGDMVGHTGILSAAIRAVEAVDENLRRVVEKVWELGGVALVTSDHGNAELMVDPETGEPHTAHTTNPVPLIYADPSGKGLVLKEDRALEDLAPTLLHLLKIPLPPEMTGEDLRKR
- a CDS encoding bifunctional 5,10-methylene-tetrahydrofolate dehydrogenase/5,10-methylene-tetrahydrofolate cyclohydrolase (catalyzes the formation of 5,10-methenyltetrahydrofolate from 5,10-methylenetetrahydrofolate and subsequent formation of 10-formyltetrahydrofolate from 5,10-methenyltetrahydrofolate), whose protein sequence is MSAQRIDGKAIAAAIRAEIKERAAEFNARTGIRACLAAVLVGEDPASSVYVRNKGKACIEAGMLSRQINLPATTSEKELLDLVGRLNADDAVHGILVQLPLPDQIDESKVIEAIAPGKDVDGFHPVNAGRLFIGEPGFIPCTPYGILKILDYEKVELKGKHAVVVGRSNIVGKPVAILLLSRHATVTICHSRTQDLPGVVRSADVVIAAVGKAEMIRGSWIRPGAVVIDVGINRLPDGRLVGDVAFEEASAVAGKITPVPGGVGPMTITMLLHNTLEAAALRAAAE
- a CDS encoding rhomboid family intramembrane serine protease, whose product is MIPIRDTVPSSRTPFVNFALILLNSAVFLYQFTLGEAASDFAYTYGLIPYRFLHLFTSHPMELLTPLFAMFLHGGWLHVIGNMLFLYIFGDNVEDILGHGRYLIFYLLCGVASFLVQILFQSNSMVPNVGASGAIAGVLGAYLLLFPRARIVTLLPIFIFFTVVEIPAFIFIGIWFLIQFASGALTLGRTEALSGGVAWWAHVGGFLVGMLLIKLMAPRGPARRPVVV
- a CDS encoding phosphopyruvate hydratase codes for the protein MTMIIDVHGRQVLDSRGNPTVEVEVRLESGAEGRAIVPSGASTGTREAVELRDGDPKRYLGKGVLKAVRNVNKVIAPKMIGLDATEQSFLDGVLIELDGTENKGKLGANAILGVSMAAARAAAEACGLPLYQYIGGIGGRTLPVPMMNILNGGSHADNNVDIQEFMVMPVGASSFAEALRMGVETFHHLKKVLKGKGLNTNVGDEGGFAPLLSSNAEAIEVILEAIAKAGYKPGKEIGIALDSAASEFGEKGKYVFKKSDGSRKDAEGMVKFYENLCRQYPILSIEDGFSEDDWDGWKLFTRTMGKKIQIVGDDVFVTNPKILRKGIEEKAANSVLIKLNQIGTVTETIDAVEMARRAGWTAVVSHRSGETEDTTIADFVVGLNVGQIKTGSASRTDRIAKYNQLLRIEEELGPIARFEGRGVFYNI
- a CDS encoding chaperonin GroL translates to MAKQLKFSEEARAAIKVGVDLLTDAVKVTLGPRGRNVIIEKSFGSPLVTKDGVTVAKEVELPDKYENMGAQMVKEVASKTSDVAGDGTTTATVLAQKIYQEGAKLVAAGYNPMDLKRGIDKAVEAVAAELKRMSKPTKDPKEIAQVGTISANNDETIGNIIAEAMSKVGKEGVITVEEAKGMETTLEIVEGMQFDRGYLSPYFVTDPERMEVILEDPYILIHEKKISNMKDLLPLLEQIARSGKPLLIVAEEVEGEALATLVVNKLRGTLHACAVKAPGFGDRRKAMLEDIGVLTGGKAIAEEMGIKLEAVQLTDLGRAKRVVIDKDNTTIIDGAGKKADIEGRVKQIRAQVEETTSDYDKEKLQERLAKLVGGVAVINVGAATETEMKEKKARVEDALNATRAAVEEGIIPGGGVAYIRAAMVLDGIKLEHDQAAGIDIVRKALFEPSKQIAINAGQDGGVIVEKIKNGKGAFGFNAATEEFEDLIKAGILDPTKVARVALLNAASVAGLLITTECAISEKPEEKEKMPPMPMGGGGGGMY
- a CDS encoding DNA-binding protein HU (histone-like DNA-binding protein) is translated as MTKADLVASMADSAGISKALAEKTLNGFITAVGKALKKGDKLALTGFGTFSVSNRKARMGRNPQTGEQIKIKAARVPKFSAGKGLKEAVGGKKK